One segment of Cyprinus carpio isolate SPL01 chromosome A17, ASM1834038v1, whole genome shotgun sequence DNA contains the following:
- the LOC109104724 gene encoding N-acetyllactosaminide beta-1,3-N-acetylglucosaminyltransferase 2-like, whose protein sequence is MQGPRRKMKVMVMMTMVFIFIVVEVSRNAGKGDRNKNKQLVPTKRFWAKDLPSDAYWNRLQQQLNYINNRNLEKLNFTTDKLPDWLNDTVRLDSCEPDFRVTTQVKDYNSLPDRFKDFLLSMRCRSYPIVVDQQNMCKDPPFLLLGIKSLVPHFDRRQAIRESWGKAGRLANKTVVTVFLLGKAASEDHFPDLSKMLHHESSIHKDILQWDYRDTFFNLTIKEVLFLEWLSTRCPGVSYIFKGDDDVFVNTVRIIDFLSNLSHAKAKELFVGDVITNAGPHRDKKVKYFIPESVFVGSYPAYAGGGGYLFSGQLVQKLHNISRLVPLYPIDDVYTGMCLKKLGLAPKKHKGFKTFDIEEKYRNNACAYNSLMLVHPRSPQHMIKIWAWLNDPALNCK, encoded by the coding sequence ATGCAGGGACCTCGGAGGAAGATGAAGGTCATGGTGATGATGACAATGGTGTTCATCTTCATAGTGGTGGAGGTCTCTCGCAATGCTGGGAAGGGTGACAGGAACAAAAATAAGCAGCTGGTTCCCACGAAGCGTTTCTGGGCTAAAGATCTTCCCAGTGACGCCTACTGGAATCGCCTGCAGCAACAGCTGAACTACATCAACAACCGCAACCTAGAAAAGCTCAACTTCACAACTGATAAGCTTCCAGACTGGCTAAACGATACAGTCAGGCTGGACTCCTGTGAGCCAGACTTCAGGGTAACCACCCAAGTCAAGGATTACAACTCGCTTCCGGATCGCTTCAAGGACTTCCTGCTGTCTATGCGCTGCAGGTCCTATCCCATCGTGGTGGACCAACAAAACATGTGCAAAGACCCACCTTTCCTCCTCCTAGGTATTAAATCTTTAGTCCCACACTTTGATCGACGACAGGCCATCCGCGAGTCGTGGGGCAAAGCTGGTCGCCTTGCAAACAAAACAGTTGTTACGGTGTTTCTTCTTGGAAAAGCAGCCTCGGAGGACCACTTCCCAGATCTCTCAAAGATGCTCCACCATGAGAGCTCCATACATAAAGATATTCTTCAATGGGACTATAGGGACACCTTCTTCAACCTCACCATCAAGGAAGTGCTTTTCCTGGAATGGCTGAGCACCCGCTGTCCTGGAGTCAGTTACATTTTCAAGGGCGATGACGATGTTTTTGTTAACACCGTCCGCATTATAGACTTCCTAAGCAATCTTTCTCATGCCAAAGCCAAGGAACTGTTTGTAGGAGATGTGATCACCAACGCTGGTCCACATAGAGACAAAAAGGTTAAGTATTTTATCCCGGAAAGCGTGTTTGTTGGATCGTACCCTGCCTATGCGGGTGGGGGCGGTTATTTGTTCTCGGGACAGCTGGTCCAGAAACTTCATAACATCTCAAGGTTGGTGCCCCTCTACCCCATTGATGATGTATACACAGGTATGTGCCTTAAGAAACTGGGCCTTGCACCTAAGAAGCACAAAGGCTTCAAAACCTTTGATATCGAGGAAAAATATCGCAATAATGCCTGTGCCTATAACAGCCTGATGCTGGTCCATCCCAGAAGTCCTCAACATATGATTAAAATCTGGGCCTGGCTGAATGACCCAGCCTTGAACTGTAAGTGA